tttaactttctggagccagttgatatataaaaaaagtttttttcctggaatacccctttaacctttaatgaagaattaataaacatatttggtattgccgcgtgtgtaaatctccgaactatcaaaatataatgtaaatgattccgtacagtgaacggtgtaaatgttaaaaaaaaaattgctgtgttttggtcacatcacattccggAAAAAAGTAATAACATGTAATGAAATACTCAGATATAAATAGCATAGAAGAGACATggttacccgcactcaccgctaggcttcaGCCATCTGACTCCGCTTCAATACTCGCACGGAGGTCACCGGTTCCAGACATGATGCAGGACGCTCAAAGTCGACAGACGGCTGTTTCGCACtgtgtgcgcttcttccggccagatatatatgcaaaagtggtacaaagaaacaaaacaaaataaaatacaaaccacggctcagaaaatgagcccttatacagcccagtatacgaaAGAAtgagacagttaaaggggtactccggtggaaaacctttttttttttttttttttttttttaatcaactggtgacagaaaattaaacagatttgtaaatgacttctattaaaaaatcttaatccttccagtacttattagctgctgaatactacagaggaaataattttctttttggaacacagagctctctgctgacatcacaagcacagttctcactgctgacatcacaagcacagtagataggggataagatgtctaggggcagagtacccctttaatctgcgtAATGACATGTTAGTGTCATGTATTGTTACCTTTATCatatgtaaagtgccctggaaccaaaggtgctatataaataataataataataataatacaaacctCCCAACTTTTTGAATGGACAAAGAGGGACACTTATGCTTCACTGTATAACAATTCCTTTTTATTTgcattcaatatatatatatatatatatatatatatatatatctgaataCTATATAATACAAATCTAATCTCATAATTAGTGTGATGTACAGAAACAATATTAAAGATCCAAACTGCAAcagataataaaataatattaatgtTTAGACATTTATAGCTAAGACAGTTTCTGGACCAATGTCAAAGGTTTATCAATGCAAATCTATATGTTAGGTCAAAAAGAAGCAGCAAAGAGGGACTTCGGTCAACAATAGGGACTGTCCATCCAAAAGAGGGAAATCCTTAGGAGTTGTGTAATGTCCCTGACGTATATTCGCCACAGAGAGGCCAAttgacatattaaaggggtactccggtggataattttttttcaactggctccagaaagttaaacagatttgtaaattacctctatttaaaaatcttaatccttccagtacttaccagatgctgtatgctccacaggacgttcttttctttttgaatttcctttctgtcacgaccacagtgctcactgctgacacctctgtctatgttaggaactgtccagagcaggagaaaatccccatagcaaacctatcctgctctggacagttcctgacatggacagaggtgtcagcagagagcactgtggtcagacagaaaggaaattcaaaaagaaaaaaacttcctgataagtactggaaggattaagatttttaaacagaaatcatttacaaatttgtttaactttctggagccagttgatttaaaaaaaaaaaaaaaatgtttaccagtggagtacccctttaagtgcacaaactaaatgtaaataaaaatgtaatgtgaacaGCCTCCGACTAATATTTCCAGGGAATATAATTTTCGGATTCATAGACAACATGATTTATATTTAAGAAGAATATTTACTATCATTTTCCACAGGTAAACATTGATTGCAAGACAAGAGAGCTGATCTCCAGGAAAGTCTCCCAACCCACAGCGGAGTGTTTCGATCACGCTCAGGAACTTATCGTGTGTCTTATGGCAAGGGACTCATTTCCTCGCTTCATGCGGTCGGAGCACTATAAGGAGCTGGTGAAGAAGCAACAAGAGAACGGACAAAAGAGATGGCTGTCCTTTTAGTAAACTACAGGAGGAAAACACAAAAGATCTTTGCAGTTCAAATAAATGAATAGTGAAATGTAACAGATTTTACATGTAAGCATAGAGCATTGGTGAGTGCATCACATACTTCATTcttgtaaaaggggtactccactggaaaaaacattt
The sequence above is a segment of the Hyla sarda isolate aHylSar1 chromosome 6, aHylSar1.hap1, whole genome shotgun sequence genome. Coding sequences within it:
- the RGS21 gene encoding regulator of G-protein signaling 21 isoform X2 — protein: MACEDFKKTKSPSQLAIKANKIYSEYIKTEAPREVNIDCKTRELISRKVSQPTAECFDHAQELIVCLMARDSFPRFMRSEHYKELVKKQQENGQKRWLSF